GCCAAAAGCGCTCGGCGGCCGAGGTGGTCTTGACCGTTCTCCATTCCGGCGGGAAGTTCGACCGGGACGCCTACAAAGTGTCGGGCGGCCTCCACGGCGTCGGGATCTCGGTCGTGAATGCCCTTTCGGAATGGCTGGAGTTGGAGATCTGGCAGGACGGGCAAGCCTTTCAGCAGCGATACAAACGCGGCAAGCCCGAGGCCCCGCTGAAAGCCACCGGGAAGACGAAAAAAAGAGGAACTCAGGTTGTCTTCAAACCCGATCCCCAGGTCTTCGAGGAAACGGAATTCAGCTTCGACACCCTCTCACAACGTCTGCGTGAGCTGGCCTTTCTCAACAAAGGGCTCCAGATCATCCTTTCGGACGAACGGACCGATAAGCGGCAGGAGTTTTCCTACAAAGGGGGCATCATCTCTTTTGTGGAGCACCTGAATGAAAACAAGGACCCTCTCCACAAACCGATTTATGTCACCCGGGAGAAAAGCGGGGTCGTGATGGAAGTGGCCCTCCAGTACAACGATTCCTACTCGGACAACATCTTTTCGTTTGCAAACAACATTAATACCCGTGAGGGTGGAACCCATCTCGTGGGATTTAAAGCCGCTCTGACTCGAACCGTGAACACGTATGCCACGGCCAACAATATGTTGAAGGCCGACGATGAGGCCCTGACCGGAGATGACGTTCGTGAAGGGCTGACCGCCGTGATCAGCGTTAAGATACCGGAACCGCAGTTCGAGGGACAGACCAAGGCCAAGCTGGGAAACAGCGAGGTGAAGGGGATCGTGGAGGCCGCCGTCAACGAAGCGCTGGGCGCCTACTTTGATCAGAACCCGAGCATAGCCCGGAAGATCGCGGAAAAGGCGATCAATGCCGCGCGTGCCCGCGAAGCGGCGCGGAAGGCCAAGGAGCTTATCCGCCGCAAGAATGCGTTGGACATCGGGTCCCTTCCCGGAAAACTGGCCGACTGCCAGGAACGCGATCCGGCCCTTTCGGAGCTTTTTATCGTAGAGGGTGATTCGGCCGGCGGATCCGCCAAACAGGGTCGGGATCGACACAATCAGGCGATCCTCCCTTTAAAGGGAAAGATCCTCAATGTCGAGAAGGCCCGTTTCGATAAGATGATTTCGAGCGACGAAATACGAACCCTGATCACGGCTCTTGGCACAGGGATCGGACCGGAAGACTTCGACATCTTAAAGGCCCGGTACCACAAGATCATACTTATGTGCGATGCCGATGTGGACGGATCGCACATCCGAACGCTTCTTCTGACCTTCTTCTTCCGGCAGATGCCCCTGCTCTTGGAGAAAGGATATCTCTATATTGCGCAGCCGCCTCTTTTCAAGGTGAAAAAAGGGAAAGAAGAGCGGTATATCCAGAACGAAAGGGAGTTTGAGGACTACTTCTTCAAACTGGGAATAGAAAAGGCGACCGTCCTGACGGAGAAGGGGAAGAAAGCGGTCGTTGGAGACCGGCGACAAAAGCTGTTTGCCGAAATGGGGAAATACCGGCAGCATATCCAACAACTTAAGAAGCGCGGGGCCACATCCGAGTTGATCCGGACGCTTCTGACCGTTCGCCCGGCGCCCAAGACGGAGTGGTATACCCCCAAAACGCTCAAGCAGTTCGAACAGGTCTATATGGATATATTAAAGGAGGCTTTTCCGCCGACCGCTAAAAAGATCCGGGCGCAGGGGGAAACGTCGCGTCGAGACGACGGCTTTGTCTTATCTTGCTCGCTGAGCTGGGAGGGACAGGTGATCGAACGACGCGT
Above is a window of Nitrospiria bacterium DNA encoding:
- the gyrB gene encoding DNA topoisomerase (ATP-hydrolyzing) subunit B, translating into METKASPKYDAEQIKVLEGLDAVRKRPAMYIGSTGVDGLHHLVYEVVDNSVDEAMAGFCDRIEVSLHSDGSCTVVDNGRGIPTGMHAGQKRSAAEVVLTVLHSGGKFDRDAYKVSGGLHGVGISVVNALSEWLELEIWQDGQAFQQRYKRGKPEAPLKATGKTKKRGTQVVFKPDPQVFEETEFSFDTLSQRLRELAFLNKGLQIILSDERTDKRQEFSYKGGIISFVEHLNENKDPLHKPIYVTREKSGVVMEVALQYNDSYSDNIFSFANNINTREGGTHLVGFKAALTRTVNTYATANNMLKADDEALTGDDVREGLTAVISVKIPEPQFEGQTKAKLGNSEVKGIVEAAVNEALGAYFDQNPSIARKIAEKAINAARAREAARKAKELIRRKNALDIGSLPGKLADCQERDPALSELFIVEGDSAGGSAKQGRDRHNQAILPLKGKILNVEKARFDKMISSDEIRTLITALGTGIGPEDFDILKARYHKIILMCDADVDGSHIRTLLLTFFFRQMPLLLEKGYLYIAQPPLFKVKKGKEERYIQNEREFEDYFFKLGIEKATVLTEKGKKAVVGDRRQKLFAEMGKYRQHIQQLKKRGATSELIRTLLTVRPAPKTEWYTPKTLKQFEQVYMDILKEAFPPTAKKIRAQGETSRRDDGFVLSCSLSWEGQVIERRVESAQVDAVLESVEYKGLETIYDQVQQIAAPPYLISAEGEEAKSILTLEGAVEQVLAIGRSGATIQRFKGLGEMNPEQLWETTMDPEKRVLLQVKLEDLVAAEEMFSVLMGDQVEPRKAFIEKHALEVKNLDI